The nucleotide sequence ATTGGCAGCTGCAATTTCAAGATTCTTTTTTGTAAGATCTGAATTTTTTATGTTATATGTTGTCTCTTCTTTATTTGCGAGTCTTTTTGAAAGAATATCTAGACTCATACTTTCTTCTATAAAATCGCTTTGGTTAATTACATTTTGTTCCACAAAATAAATCCCAATTCGAGGTCTATGAACTTCATATTTGTTTTTCATAATCTTCTTGAATTCAGTTTCTACTTCTCTTAGATTAAGTTGTAATAATGGATGAAGAAATTGCAACATCATCACTTGCGCAACATAATCAGGAATATCTGCTTTGAATCTTTTTAATTTGTAGTTAACTTGTTTACCAGTAAATTGTAATTTTTCTTCTATTGATTCTTTGTTTGGTTGAGAGAAAATATTCTTTTTTTTGAATCGATTTTCAATTTCTCTGAAAACTTCTTCTTGAATAATCTTTATTTCGGGACGCATTTTAGCGCTCATTTCTAATCTCATAAACTATTTATTCTTATTGGATTATATAATTCTTACCGATACTTTTAAATAACAATCTCAGATAACCAATAGAACGGGTGTGAAGCTCTTTTTGCGCACATGGCCAAGTGGTAAGGCACCGGATTGCAGCTCCGGGATCCCCAGTTCAAATCTGGGTGTGCGCTTTGCTTAACCCATCTTTGAACTTTTCAGTTCATGCTTGAAAATGTTTCATTTTCAGCACCCCTTGTTCCTCTGGGAATCTGGGTGTGCGCTTTTATTCTCTTTTTAGGGTAATTTTTATAAATAAACTGATTAGTTTAATGTATTATGGTTTTAAAGCTTTATAATTCACTCACCAACAAACTCGAAGAATTTATTCCAGTTATTCCTGGAAAGGTCCGAATGTATAATTGCGGGCCGACTGTTTATAGCTATCAACATATAGGAAACTTCAGGGCTTTTGTTTTTGCAGATCTCCTTCGCAGAGTTTTCAAATACAAAGGATTTGAAGTTGTGCAAGTGATGAATATTACTGATGTTGGACATCTCACAGATGATGGTGATGACGGTGAAGACAAGCTTGATGTTGCTGCAAGAAAAGAAAAAAAACATCCTTTAGAAATAGCACGTTTTTATACCGAACAATTCTTGGCTGATTGGAATGCGCTTCGATTACAAGACATTGAATTTCGACCAAAAGCAACGGAAACCATTACTGAAATAATTGAGTTAATTAGCGTTCTTTTAGAAAAAGGACATGCATATCAAGCAAGTGGAAATGTGTATTATGATGTGACTTCATTTCCAAATTATGGGAAACTTTCAGGAAATTCATTAGATAAATTGACTAAAAATAGAGTTGCAAAAGATCCAAACAAAAAAAATGCGAATGATTTTGTTTTATGGTTTGGAGAATCAAAATATGAAAATCACATTCTAAAATGGGACAGTCCTTGGGGCGAAGGATATCCTGGATGGCACATGGAATGTTCTGCTATGAGTGCAAAATTTCTCACTGAAGCATTTGCTGATAAAAAGCTTTCTAAGACTCATTTTCAAACTATTGATATCCATACAGGAGGAGAAGATAATAAATTTCCTCATCATGAATGTGAAATTGCGCAAAGTGAAGGTGTTTTTGATAAACAGTATGTGCATTATTGGCTTCATCCAGCTTTTTTACAAGTTGAAGGTGGAAAGATGAGTAAATCTGCCGGAACTGTTTATTATGTTTTTGACTTAATTAAGGAAGGATTTAGTTGGCGAGCAATTCGCTATTTATTATTATCTGCTCATTATCGACAAACACTTAATTTTACAAAAGAAGGGCTACAAGCAGCATCACAATCTTTAGCTCGAATAGATGACACGCTCAAAAAACTTCAAGCAGTTCGAAGTGAACAACCTTATAGCGAACAATTAGGAAAAGCAATAAATGTAATGAAACTTGTAATCGAGCAAGAACTTGATAATGACCTTAATATTAGTGGCGCTTTAGGTGCTCTTTTTGAAGCAATAAAAATAATTAACAAAGCACTTGATGAAGGAATGGTTGGAGACGAACAAGCAAAAGAAATTCTTACAACAATGATGCATCTAGATGGGTTATTTGGTTTTTTACCGCCAGAGCTTTTAGATGATGATGAGGTTCCTGCTGAGGTGGCTGACTTATTATCTGAACGAGCAACTGCACGAAACAAAAAAGATTGGGGAACAAGCGATTCTCTTCGAGATGCGCTAAAAGAAAAGGGTTACGAAGTTCGAGACACTCCCAGGGGTCAAGAACTAAGAAAACTCTGATTTGGCTTTTTCCACGCAAATATTTATAAACTTTAACGAGCAATTTTTCTTTAGAGGTGAACTAAAACTGACTAGAGGACAATCTTCTGTAGAATACTTGTTTATAGTAGCAGTAGCCTTGATGATGATTATTCCTGGAAGCGTTATTTTTTATCGTTATTCTTCAGACTCACAAGCAGCTCTTGTAAGCACACAAATTTATCGCTCAGGAACAGAATTAATTGATACGGCTGATCTTATTTACTCTGTTGGCTCAAATTCTTGGCAAACCTTAGCATTATCTATCCCAACCGATGTTCATGAAATGCTCGTGTATAATGATACTTCAATGAGTGAATTGGTGTTGGTGTATGGTCCTTATAAATCTCACGCTGTTTTTTTTACTAGAATAACGCTTCTAAATGAAACAAGCAATGATTGCTCTGCTGGTTGCAGCATACCCATTACTGATGGTGTTAATGAAATTAGAGTGGAATCACATGCAAATGGAGTGGTGCGATACAAGGTTGTAGAATGAAAACTGTAAAAAAAGGTCAATCCGCCTTAGAATTTGTTCTGTTAGTCTCATTCATGCTTCTAGTTTTTTTTGTCTTTTTTATTGTTATACAAGGTAAACTCTCAGATATTATCTCAACAAGAGATTATCAATATTTAGAAGAAGCGAATAATGCCATATTTACTGAATTTGAAATTGCTTGGGGAGTACATGCTGATTATTTTCGAACATTTACCATTCCTACCATTAGCGATAAATTATACCTTATTGAAATGGGTGATCCTTATGAATTAACAACAAAATACGGGACTAAAGAATACGTTAATTTCTTATCCGAACCAGTAAAGGGTTCATTACATCAAGGTGAGAATGATTTATATAAACTTGATGGAAACATACTCCTATCTGATGGCACACTTTATGAAAATCTTAGTTATGCAGGACTTTTCTTAAATGTTAATCCTGAAGCGTGTTATTTGGCTGATGCTAACTCGTCATGCGATACTCTTTCTTATAAATCAGACTGTCAAAGTCTTTTCGGGCTTTGCTGAGTTTTTATATCGTTAAGACATAATGATTTAAATAATACCTTTTCTTTTTACTCACTATGAGAATAACACGAGTAACTATTGTCCGTGAAAAAAAACTCTCGCCAGACACCATTAACGATTTACTCATGCTCTTTGGAGAAAGTCTTGGTCTGTTTAGTATGCGAGATAAAGATAAGAGTTGCTATAGAATTTTTATAACGCTTATTAAAGCATTAAAGATGGATGTGGAACTCACCAGCGATGAACTTGCTTCTCAAACAGGACTAACGCGAGGAACGGTAATTCATCATCTGAATCGACTCATGGCAGCAGGTATTGTTGTTAATTATAAAAACAAATATTATATCGAACATAAAAATCTTAAAGCAATGGTAACATCGCTACGCGAAGGAATGAACGCTCTTCTTGACGACTTATCCATTGTTGCTGACAAAATAGATGATCGTTTAGATTTGTGAGATTTCTTGGCTGTGCACATAACATGGCTGTTGCCTTGAATTACAAACAAGAGTCGACGCGATTTGCCGCGAGGCATGCCCAAAAGTATTTTCTTGATTTTTGAGCATATGTAGCGAAACGACTTCTTTTTTTGCATTTGCAGAATGCAATATATCTTCGCAACAGTCAGAAATGATTATATGCGTAAAGTTATATTTCTTTTTTTGTATTGTTTAGCACATCATGACCTTGAAGAACAATAAAGCATGCTGCATTTCGTAAATCAAAGGTTAAGAAATTTTCGCAGCTAGCAATAACTTTTTTGAGTGGAGCGAGAATAAACCTTTGTGCGTGTTGTAAACAATTTTTACTTATTTTTAGTTACTACTCATTCTGAATCCACAATCCTTATAAACAAAATTTCTCTCAAACAAAGCATGGCCTTAAAGAACACTTCGCAACTTACGCAAATGGTGCGAAACAGAATAGCTTATTTTAGTATGGAAATAGGATTTCGAAGTGATATTCCTACCTACAGCGGAGGATTAGGAGTGCTTGCAGGGGATACGATGAAATCCATGGCAGATATAGGTATTGATGCA is from Candidatus Woesearchaeota archaeon and encodes:
- the cysS gene encoding cysteine--tRNA ligase encodes the protein MVLKLYNSLTNKLEEFIPVIPGKVRMYNCGPTVYSYQHIGNFRAFVFADLLRRVFKYKGFEVVQVMNITDVGHLTDDGDDGEDKLDVAARKEKKHPLEIARFYTEQFLADWNALRLQDIEFRPKATETITEIIELISVLLEKGHAYQASGNVYYDVTSFPNYGKLSGNSLDKLTKNRVAKDPNKKNANDFVLWFGESKYENHILKWDSPWGEGYPGWHMECSAMSAKFLTEAFADKKLSKTHFQTIDIHTGGEDNKFPHHECEIAQSEGVFDKQYVHYWLHPAFLQVEGGKMSKSAGTVYYVFDLIKEGFSWRAIRYLLLSAHYRQTLNFTKEGLQAASQSLARIDDTLKKLQAVRSEQPYSEQLGKAINVMKLVIEQELDNDLNISGALGALFEAIKIINKALDEGMVGDEQAKEILTTMMHLDGLFGFLPPELLDDDEVPAEVADLLSERATARNKKDWGTSDSLRDALKEKGYEVRDTPRGQELRKL
- a CDS encoding winged helix-turn-helix domain-containing protein; protein product: MRITRVTIVREKKLSPDTINDLLMLFGESLGLFSMRDKDKSCYRIFITLIKALKMDVELTSDELASQTGLTRGTVIHHLNRLMAAGIVVNYKNKYYIEHKNLKAMVTSLREGMNALLDDLSIVADKIDDRLDL